GACTTACCATCTTTCAGGATTGTCACATGGACCGCCGCATTACGGTAGTAATTTGGCTAGATATGCCTCATGTGGTCCTACTCTTGGTAACATGATGCAACCTCCTCACTGGGTGACTGACCCTGGCCTTCTGTACGGTGAGCATTCGGGGTTGTTACACAGTCTAGTACAACAGCAGCATTTGCAACAATTGCCTCCTCGGAATGGTTTCACTTCTCAACAGTTGATATCCCTTCAGCAGAGACAATCTCTAGCTCATCTCGCTGCATTGCAATCTCAACTGTATAGTTCCTATCCTTCTCCATCACAAAAAGCTCCTTTTGGTGTTGGTGAAGTAAGGGAACACAAACATAAATCATCTCATAGAAGTCGAAAGAACCGAGGCATCTCCCAACAGAACTCGGATTTGGCTAGCCAGAAAAGTGAAAGTGGGTTGCAGTTTAGATCAAAGTACATGACTTCAGAAGAGATAGAGAGTATTCTCAAGATGCAGCATTCCAATTCTCACAGTAGTGACCCTTATGTTAATGACTATTACCACCAAGCTCGGCTTGCCAAAAAGTCAGCTGGATCAAGAACAAAGCCTCCTCAGTTGTATCCTTCTCATTTGAAGGATCACCAATCCCGGTCCCGTAATAGTAGTTCAGATCAGCAACCACAAGTTCATGTGGATGCTCTTGGAAAGATTACACTTCCTTTTATTTCCAGGCCACGAGCCTTACTCGAGGTTGACTCTCCGCCTAGCTCTGGTGATGGAAGGTCTGGTCATAAGGGATCTGAAAAGCATCTGGAAGATGAGCCTCTTGTTGCAGCTAGGGTCACTATTGAAGATGCTTTTGGAGTTCTTATTGATATAGTTGACATTGATAGGACTCTCCAATTCAACAGGCCACAAGATGGAGGAGCTCAGCTCAAGAGAAAACGACAGATCCTGCTTGAAGGATTAGCAACTTCACTTCAACTTGTTGATCCCTTCAGCAAAACAGGCCAGAAAACAGGATTAACCGCCAAGGATGATATTGTCTTTCTACGCATAGCTACACTTCCCAAGGGTCGGAAACTGCTCACAAAGTATCTACAGCTTCTTGTCCCTGGTACTGAGATTGCTCGTGTTGTCTGTATGGCTGTATTCCGCCACCTCAGGTTTCTCTTTGGTGGTTTACCGTCAGATAGCCTTGCAGCAGAGACAATAGCTAATCTAGCTAAAGCAGTTACGGTTTGTGTTCAAGCAATGGACCTCCGAGCACTGAGTGCTTGTCTTGCAGCTGTTGTTTGTTCTTCAGAACAGCCACCACTCCGTCCCATAGGAAGCCCTTCAGGTGATGGAGCATCAGTTGTGTTGGTATCTCTCCTTGAGAGAGCTGctgaagtagtagtagtagtggcgGCGGTTCCACGTGTCAACAACAACTCGAATGATGGACTCTGGAGAGCTTCGTTTGATgaattcttctctcttcttactAAATATTGCAGGAGCAAGTATGAGATGATCCATGGTCAGAACCAGGATAATGCATCTGATGTGTTGGAGCTAGCTATAAAGAGGGAGATGCCTGCTGAGCTTCTACGTGCGAGTCTACGTCATACTAATGAAGACCAGAGGNATGGAAGGTCTGGTCATAAGGGATCTGAAAAGCATCTGGAAGATGAGCCTCTTGTTGCAGCTAGGGTCACTATTGAAGATGCTTTTGGAGTTCTTATTGATATAGTTGACATTGATAGGACTCTCCAATTCAACAGGCCACAAGATGGAGGAGCTCAGCTCAAGAGAAAACGACAGATCCTGCTTGAAGGATTAGCAACTTCACTTCAACTTGTTGATCCCTTCAGCAAAACAGGCCAGAAAACAGGATTAACCGCCAAGGATGATATTGTCTTTCTACGCATAGCTACACTTCCCAAGGGTCGGAAACTGCTCACAAAGTATCTACAGCTTCTTGTCCCTGGTACTGAGATTGCTCGTGTTGTCTGTATGGCTGTATTCCGCCACCTCAGGTTTCTCTTTGGTGGTTTACCGTCAGATAGCCTTGCAGCAGAGACAATAGCTAATCTAGCTAAAGCAGTTACGGTTTGTGTTCAAGCAATGGACCTCCGAGCACTGAGTGCTTGTCTTGCAGCTGTTGTTTGTTCTTCAGAACAGCCACCACTCCGTCCCATAGGAAGCCCTTCAGGTGATGGAGCATCAGTTGTGTTGGTATCTCTCCTTGAGAGAGCTGctgaagtagtagtagtagtggcgGCGGTTCCACGTGTCAACAACAACTCGAATGATGGACTCTGGAGAGCTTCGTTTGATgaattcttctctcttcttactAAATATTGCAGGAGCAAGTATGAGATGATCCATGGTCAGAACCAGGATAATGCATCTGATGTGTTGGAGCTAGCTATAAAGAGGGAGATGCCTGCTGAGCTTCTACGTGCGAGTCTACGTCATACTAATGAAGACCAGAGGAATTTCTTACTAAACTTTGGTCGTAGAGCATCGCCAGTTAAcgagtcaacaacaacaacccgcGCAAGTGGTGGTCAGATCAAGTCAGAATTTGTGAGGGGTTAAAGTTTTAATAACCATATAGGAAACAATCATGGGCGGTGGTGTGAGTGGCTGCTGGTGTAGAAGGGCTCAGGTGATAAAATGTGTTGTTCGTTTAGATTGGTGCGTTTTAGTTNNNNNNNNNNNNNNNNNNNNNNNNNNNNNNNNNNNNNNNNNNNNNNNNNNNNNNNNNNNNNNNNNNNNNNNNNNNNNNNNNNNNNNNNNNNNNNNNNNNNNNNNNNNNNNNNNNNNNNNNNNNNNNNNNNNNNNNNNNNNNNNNNNNNNNNNNNNNNNNNNNNNNNNNNNNNNNNNNNNNNNNNNNNNNNNNNNNNNNNNNNNNNNNNNNNNNNNNNNNNNNNNNNNNNNNNNNNNNNNNNNNNNNNNNNNNNNNNNNNNNNNNNNNNNNNNNNNNNNNNNNNNNNNNNNNNNNNNNNNNNNNNNNNNNNNNNNNNNNNNNNNNNNNNNNNNNNNNNNNNNNNNNNNNNNNNNNNNNNNNNNNNNNNNNNNNNNNNNNNNNNNNNNNNNNNNNNNNNNNNNNNNNNNNNNNNNNNNNNNNNNNNNNNNNNNNNNNNNNNNNNNNNNNNNNNNNNNNNNNNNNNNNNNNNNNNNNNNNNNNNNNNNNNNNNNNNNNNNNNNNNNNNNNNNNNNNNNNNNNNNNNNNNNNNNNNNNNNNNNNNNNNNNNNNNNNNNNNNNNNNNNNNNNNNNNNNNNNNNNNNNNNNNNNNNNNNNNNNNNNNNNNNNNNNNNNNNNNNNNNNNNNNNNNNNNNNNNNNNNNNNNNNNNNNNNNNNNNNNNNNNNNNNNNNNNNNNNNNNNNNNNNNNNNNNNNNNNNNNNNNNNNNNNNNNNNNNNNNNNNNNNNNNNNNNNNNNNNNNNNNNNNNNNNNNNNNNNNNNNNNNNNNNNNNNNNNNNNNNNNNNNNNNNNNNNNNNNNNNNNNNNNNNNNNNNNNNNNNNNNNNNNNNNNNNNNNNNNNNNNNNNNNNNNNNNNNNNNNNNNNNNNNNNNNNNNNNNNNNNNNNNNNNNNNNNNNNNNNNNNNNNNNNNNNNNNNNNNNNNNNNNNNNNNNNNNNNNNNNNNNNNNNNNNNNNNNNNNNNNNNNNNNNNNNNNNNNNNNNNNNNNNNNNNNNNNNNNNNNNNNNNNNNNNNNNNNNNNNNNNNNNNNNNNNNNNNNNNNNNNNNNNNNNNNNNNNNNNNNNNNNNNNNNNNNNNNNNNNNNNNNNNNNNNNNNNNNNNNNNNNNNNNNNNNNNNNNNNNNNNNNNNNNNNNNNNNNNNNNNNNNNNNNNNNNNNNNNNNNNNNNNNNNNNNNNNNNNNNNNNNNNNNNNNNNNNNNNNNNNNNNNNNNNNNNNNNNNNNNNNNNNNNNNNNNNNNNNNNNNNNNNNNNNNNNNNNNNNNNNNNNNNNNNNNNNNNNNNNNNNNNNNNNNNNNNNNNNNNNNNNNNNNNNNNNNNNNNNNNNNNNNNNNNNNNNNNNNNNNNNNNNNNNNNNNNNNNNNNNNNNNNNNNNNNNNNNNNNNNNNNNNNNNNNNNNNNNNNNNNNNNNNNNNNNNNNNNNNNNNNNNNNNNNNNNNNNNNNNNNNNNNNNNNNNNNNNNNNNNNNNNNNNNNNNNNNNNNNNNNNNNNNNNNNNNNNNNNNNNNNNNNNNNNNNNNNNNNNNNNNNNNNNNNNNNNNNNNNNNNNNNNNNNNNNNNNNNNNNNNNNNNNNNNNNNNNNNNNNNNNNNNNNNNNNNNNNNNNNNNNNNNNNNNNNNNNNNNNNNNNNNNNNNNNNNNNNNNNNNNNNNNNNNNNNNNNNNNNNNNNNNNNNNNNNNNNNNNNNNNNNNNNNNNNNNNNNNNNNNNNNNNNNNNNNNNNNNNNNNNNNNNNNNNNNNNNNNNNNNNNNNNNNNNNNNNNNNNNNNNNNNNNNNNNNNNNNNNNNNNNNNNNNNNNNNNNNNNNNNNNNNNNNNNNNNNNNNNNNNNNNNNNNNNNNNNNNNNNNNNNNNNNNNNNNNNNNNNNNNNNNNNNNNNNNNNNNNNNNNNNNNNNNNNNNNNNNNNNNNNNNNNNNNNNNNNNNNNNNNNNNNNNNNNNNNNNNNNNNNNNNNNNNNNNNNNNNNNNNNNNNNNNNNNNNNNNNNNNNNNNNNNNNNNNNNNNNNNNNNNNNNNNNNNNNNNNNNNNNNNNNNNNNNNNNNNNNNNNNNNNNNNNNNNNNNNNNNNNNNNNNNNNNNNNNNNNNNNNNNNNNNNNNNNNNNNNNNNNNNNNNNNNNNNNNNNNNNNNNNNNNNNNNNNNNNNNNNNNNNNNNNNNNNNNNNNNNNNNNNNNNNNNNNNNNNNNNNNNNNNNNNNNNNNNNNNNNNNNNNNNNNNNNNNNNNNNNNNNNNNNNNNNNNNNNNNNNNNNNNNNNNNNNNNNNNNNNNNNNNNNNNNNNNNNNNNNNNNNNNNNNNNNNNNNNNNNNNNNNNNNNNNNNNNNNNNNNNNNNNNNNNNNNNNNNNNNNNNNNNNNNNNNNNNNNNNNNNNNNNNNNNNNNNNNNNNNNNNNNNNNNNNNNNNNNNNNNNNNNNNNNNNNNNNNNNNNNNNNNNNNNNNNNNNNNNNNNNNNNNNNNNNNNNNNNNNNNNNNNNNNNNNNNNNNNNNNNNNNNNNNNNNNNNNNNNNNNNNNNNNNNNNNNNNNNNNNNNNNNNNNNNNNNNNNNNNNNNNNNNNNNNNNNNNNNNNNNNNNNNNNNNNNNNNNNNNNNNNNNNNNNNNNNNNNNNNNNNNNNNNNNNNNNNNNNNNNNNNNNNNNNNNNNNNNNNNNNNNNNNNNNNNNNNNNNNNNNNNNNNNNNNNNNNNNNNNNNNNNNNNNNNNNNNNNNNNNNNNNNNNNNNNNNNNNNNNNNNNNNNNNNNNNNNNNNNNNNNNNNNNNNNNNNNNNNNNNNNNNNNNNNNNNNNNNNNNNNNNNNNNNNNNNNNNNNNNNNNNNNNNNNNNNNNNNNNNNNNNNNNNNNNNNNNNNNNNNNNNNNNNNNNNNNNNNNNNNNNNNNNNNNNNNNNNNNNNNNNNNNNNNNNNNNNNNNNNNNNNNNNNNNNNNNNNNNNNNNNNNNNNNNNNNNNNNNNNNNNNNNNNNNNNNNNNNNNNNNNNNNNNNNNNNNNNNNNNNNNNNNNNNNNNNNNNNNNNNNNNNNNNNNNNNNNNNNNNNNNNNNNNNNNNNNNNNNNNNNNNNNNNNNNNNNNNNNNNNNNNNNNNNNNNNNNNNNNNNNNNNNNNNNNNNNNNNNNNNNNNNNNNNNNNNNNNNNNNNNNNNNNNNNNNNNNNNNNNNNNNNNNNNNNNNNNNNNNNNNNNNNNNNNNNNNNNNNNNNNNNNNNNNNNNNNNNNNNNNNNNNNNNNNNNNNNNNNNNNNNNNNNNNNNNNNNNNNNNNNNNNNNNNNNNNNNNNNNNNNNNNNNNNNNNNNNNNNNNNNNNNNNNNNNNNNNNNNNNNNNNNNNNNNNNNNNNNNNNNNNNNNNNNNNNNNNNNNNNNNNNNNNNNNNNNNNNNNNNNNNNNNNNNNNNNNNNNNNNNNNNNNNNNNNNNNNNNNNNNNNNNNNNNNNNNNNNNNNNNNNNNNNNNNNNNNNNNNNNNNNNNNNNNNNNNNNNNNNNNNNNNNNNNNNNNNNNNNNNNNNNNNNNNNNNNNNNNNNNNNNNNNNNNNNNNNNNNNNNNNNNNNNNNNNNNNNNNNNNNNNNNNNNNNNNNNNNNNNNNNNNNNNNNNNNNNNNNNNNNNNNNNNNNNNNNNNNNNNNNNNNNNNNNNNNNNNNNNNNNNNNNNNNNNNNNNNNNNNNNNNNNNNNNNNNNNNNNNNNNNNNNNNNNNNNNNNNNNNNNNNNNNNNNNNNNNNNNNNNNNNNNNNNNNNNNNNNNNNNNNNNNNNNNNNNNNNNNNNNNNNNNNNNNNNNNNNNNNNNNNNNNNNNNNNNNNNNNNNNNNNNNNNNNNNNNNNNNNNNNNNNNNNNNNNNNNNNNNNNNNNNNNNNNNNNNNNNNNNNNNNNNNNNNNNNNNNNNNNNNNNNNNNNNNNNNNNNNNNNNNNNNNNNNNNNNNNNNNNNNNNNNNNNNNNNNNNNNNNNNNNNNNNNNNNNNNNNNNNNNNNNNNNNNNNNNNNNNNNNNNNNNNNNNNNNNNNNNNNNNNNNNNNNNNNNNNNNNNNNNNNNNNNNNNNNNNNNNNNNNNNNNNNNNNNNNNNNNNNNNNNNNNNNNNNNNNNNNNNNNNNNNNNNNNNNNNNNNNNNNNNNNNNNNNNNNNNNNNNNNNNNNNNNNNNNNNNNNNNNNNNNNNNNNNNNNNNNNNNNNNNNNNNNNNNNNNNNNNNNNNNNNNNNNNNNNNNNNNNNNNNNNNNNNNNNNNNNNNNNNNNNNNNNNNNNNNNNNNNNNNNNNNNNNNNNNNNNNNNNNNNNNNNNNNNNNNNNNNNNNNNNNNNNNNNNNNNNNNNNNNNNNNNNNNNNNNNNNNNNNNNNNNNNNNNNNNNNNNNNNNNNNNNNNNNNNNNNNNNNNNNNNNNNNNNNNNNNNNNNNNNNNNNNNNNNNNNNNNNNNNNNNNNNNNNNNNNNNNNNNNNNNNNNNNNNNNNNNNNNNNNNNNNNNNNNNNNNNNNNNNNNNNNNNNNNNNNNNNNNNNNNNNNNNNNNNNNNNNNNNNNNNNNNNNNNNNNNNNNNNNNNNNNNNNNNNNNNNNNNNNNNNNNNNNNNNNNNNNNNNNNNNNNNNNNNNNNNNNNNNNNNNNNNNNNNNNNNNNNNNNNNNNNNNNNNNNNNNNNNNNNNNNNNNNNNNNNNNNNNNNNNNNNNNNNNNNNNNNNNNNNNNNNNNNNNNNNNNNNNNNNNNNNNNNNNNNNNNNNNNNNNNNNNNNNNNNNNNNNNNNNNNNNNNNNNNNNNNNNNNNNNNNNNNNNNNNNNNNNNNNNNNNNNNNNNNNNNNNNNNNNNNNNNNNNNNNNNNNNNNNNNNNNNNNNNNNNNNNNNNNNNNNNNNNNNNNNNNNNNNNNNNNNNNNNNNNNNNNNNNNNNNNNNNNNNNNNNNNNNNNNNNNNNNNNNNNNNNNNNNNNNNNNNNNNNNNNNNNNNNNNNNNNNNNNNNNNNNNNNNNNNNNNNNNNNNNNNNNNNNNNNNNNNNNNNNNNNNNNNNNNNNNNNNNNNNNNNNNNNNNNNNNNNNNNNNNNNNNNNNNNNNNNNNNNNNNNNNNNNNNNNNNNNNNNNNNNNNNNNNNNNNNNNNNNNNNNNNNNNNNNNNNNNNNNNNNNNNNNNNNNNNNNNNNNNNNNNNNNNNNNNNNNNNNNNNNNNNNNNNNNNNNNNNNNNNNNNNNNNNNNNNNNNNNNNNNNNNNNNNNNNNNNNNNNNNNNNNNNNNNNNNNNNNNNNNNNNNNNNNNNNNNNNNNNNNNNNNNNNNNNNNNNNNNNNNNNNNNNNNNNNNNNNNNNNNNNNNNNNNNNNNNNNNNNNNNNNNNNNNNNNNNNNNNNNNNNNNNNNNNNNNNNNNNNNNNNNNNNNNNNNNNNNNNNNNNNNNNNNNNNNNNNNNNNNNNNNNNNNNNNNNNNNNNNNNNNNNNNNNNNNNNNNNNNNNNNNNNNNNNNNNNNNNNNNNNNNNNNNNNNNNNNNNNNNNNNNNNNNNNNNNNNNNNNNNNNNNNNNNNNNNNNNNNNNNNNNNNNNNNNNNNNNNNNNNNNNNNNNNNNNNNNNNNNNNNNNNNNNNNNNNNNNNNNNNNNNNNNNNNNNNNNNNNNNNNNNNNNNNNNNNNNNNNNNNNNNNNNNNNNNNNNNNNNNNNNNNNNNNNNNNNNNNNNNNNNNNNNNNNNNNNNNNNNNNNNNNNNNNNNNNNNNNNNNNNNNNNNNNNNNNNNNNNNNNNNNNNNNNNNNNNNNNNNNNNNNNNNNNNNNNNNNNNNNNNNNNNNNNNNNNNNNNNNNNNNNNNNNNNNNNNNNNNNNNNNNNNNNNNNNNNNNNNNNNNNNNNNNNNNNNNNNNNNNNNNNNNNNNNNNNNNNNNNNNNNNNNNNNNNNNNNNNNNNNNNNNNNNNNNNNNNNNNNNNNNNNNNNNNNNNNNNNNNNNNNNNNNNNNNNNNNNNNNNNNNNNNNNNNNNNNNNNNNNNNNNNNNNNNNNNNNNNNNNNNNNNNNNNNNNNNNNNNNNNNNNNNNNNNNNNNNNNNNNNNNNNNNNNNNNNNNNNNNNNNNNNNNNNNNNNNNNNNNNNNNNNNNNNNNNNNNNNNNNNNNNNNNNNNNNNNNNNNNNNNNNNNNNNNNNNNNNNNNNNNNNNNNNNNNNNNNNNNNNNNNNNNNNNNNNNNNNNNNNNNNNNNNNNNNNNNNNNNNNNNNNNNNNNNNNNNNNNNNNNNNNNNNNNNNNNNNNNNNNNNNNNNNNNNNNNNNNNNNNNNNNNNNNNNNNNNNNNNNNNNNNNNNNNNNNNNNNNNNNNNNNNNNNNNNNNNNNNNNNNNNNNNNNNNNNNNNNNNNNNNNNNNNNNNNNNNNNNNNNNNNNNNNNNNNNNNNNNNNNNNNNNNNNNNNNNNNNNNNNNNNNNNNNNNNNNNNNNNNNNNNNNNNNNNNNNNNNNNNNNNNNNNNNNNNNNNNNNNNNNNNNNNNNNNNNNNNNNNNNNNNNNNNNNNNNNNNNNNNNNNNNNNNNNNNNNNNNNNNNNNNNNNNNNNNNNNNNNNNNNNNNNNNNNNNNNNNNNNNNNNNNNNNNNNNNNNNNNNNNNNNNNNNNNNNNNNNNNNNNNNNNNNNNNNNNNNNNNNNNNNNNNNNNNNNNNNNNNNNNNNNNNNNNNNNNNNNNNNNNNNNNNNNNNNNNNNNNNNNNNNNNNNNNNNNNNNNNNNNNNNNNNNNNNNNNNNNNNNNNNNNNNNNNNNNNNNNNNNNNNNNNNNNNNNNNNNNNNNNNNNNNNNNNNNNNNNNNNNNNNNNNNNNNNNNNNNNNNNNNNNNNNNNNNNNNNNNNNNNNNNNNNNNNNNNNNNNNNNNNNNNNNNNNNNNNGGATCAAGAACAAAGCCTCCTCAGTTGTATCCTTCTCATTTGAAGGATCACCAATCCCGGTCCCGTAATAGTAGTTCAGATCAGCAACCACAAGTTCATGTGGATGCTCTTGGAAAGATTACACTTCCTTTTATTTCCAGGCCACGAGCCTTACTCGAGGTTGACTCTCCGCCTAGCTCTGGTGATGGAAGGTCTGGTCATAAGGGATCTGAAAAGCATCTGGAAGATGAGCCTCTTGTTGCAGCTAGGGTCACTATTGAAGATGCTTTTGGAGTTCTTATTGATATAGTTGACATTGATAGGACTCTCCAATTCAACAGGCCACAAGATGGAGGAGCTCAGCTCAAGAGAAAACGACAGATCCTGCTTGAAGGATTAGCAACTTCGCTTCAACTTGTTGATCCCTTCAGCAAAACAGGCCAGAAAACAGGATTAACCGCCAAGGATGATATTGTCTTTCTACGCATAGCTACACTTCCCAAGGGTCGGAAACTGCTCACAAAGTATCTACAGCTTCTTGTCCCTGGTACTGAGATTGCTCGTGTTGTCTGTATGGCTGTATTCCGCCACCTCAGGTTTCTCTTTGGTGGTTTACCGTCAGATAGCCTTGCAGCAGAGACAATAGCTAATCTAGCTAAAGCAGTTACGGTTTGTGTTCAAGCAATGGACCTCCGAGCACTGAGTGCTTGTCTTGCAGCTGTTGTTTGTTCTTCAGAACAGCCACCACTCCGTCCNNNNNNNNNNNNNNNNNNNNNNNNNNNNNNNNNNNNNNNNNNNNNNNNNNNNNNNNNNNNNNNNNNNNNNNNNNNNNNNNNNNNNNNNNNNNNNNNNNNNNNNNNNNNNNNNNNNNNNNNNNNNNNNNNNNNNNNNNNNNNNNNNNNNNNNNNNNNNNNNNNNNNNNNNNNNNNNNNNNNNNNNNNNNNNNNNNNNNNNNNNNNNNNNNNNNNNNNNNNNNNNNNNNNNNNNNNNNNNNNNNNNNNNNNNNNNNNNNNNNNNNNNNNNNNNNNNNNNNNNNNNNNNNNNNNNNNNNNNNNNNNNNNNNNNNNNNNNNNNNNNNNNNNNNNNNNNNNNNNNNNNNNNNNNNNNNNNNNNNNNNNNNNNNNNNNNNNNNNNNNNNNNNNNNNNNNNNNNNNNNNNNNNNNNNNNNNNNNNNNNNNNNNNNNNNNNNNNNNNNNNNNNNNNNNNNNNNNNNNNNNNNNNNNNNNNNNNNNNNNNNNNNNNNNNNNNNNNNNNNNNNNNNNNNNNNNNNNNNNNNNNNNNNNNNNNNNNNNNNNNNNNNNNNNNNNNNNNNNNNNNNNNNNNNNNNNNNNNNNNNNNNNNNNNNNNNNNNNNNNNNNNNNNNNNNNNNNNNNNNNNNNNNNNNNNNNNNNNNNNNNNNNNNNNNNNNNNNNNNNNNNNNNNNNNNNNNNNNNNNNNNNNNNNNNNNNNNNNNNNNNNNNNNNNNNNNNNNNNNNNNNNNNNNNNNNNNNNNNNNNNNNNNNNNNNNNNNNNNNNNNNNNNNNNNNNNNNNNNNNNNNNNNNNNNNNNNNNNNNNNNNNNNNNNNNNNNNNNNNNNNNNNNNNNNNNNNNNNNNNNNNNNNNNNNNNNNNNNNNNNNNNNNNNNNNNNNNNNNNNNNNNNNNNNNNNNNNNNNNNNNNNNNNNNNNNNNNNNNNNNNNNNNNNNNNNNNNNNNNNNNNNNNNNNNNNNNNNNNNNNNNNNNNNNNNNNNNNNNNNNNNNNNNNNNNNNNNNNNNNNNNNNNNNNNNNNNNNNNNNNNNNNNNNNNNNNNNNNNNNNNNNNNNNNNNNNNNNNNNNNNNNNNNNNNNNNNNNNNNNNNNNNNNNNNNNNNNNNNNNNNNNNNNNNNNNNNNNNNNNNNNNNNNNNNNNNNNNNNNNNNNNNNNNNNNNNNNNNNNNNNNNNNNNNNNNNNNNNNNNNNNNNNNNNNNNNNNNNNNNNNNNNNNNNNNNNNNNNNNNNNNNNNNNNNNNNNNNNNNNNNNNNNNNNNNNNNNNNNNNNNNNNNNNNNNNNNNNNNNNNNNNNNNNNNNNNNNNNNNNNNNNNNNNNNNNNNNNNNNNNNNNNNNNNNNNNNNNNNNNNNNNNNNNNNNNNNNNNNNNNNNNNNNNNNNNNNNNNNNNNNNNNNNNNNNNNNNNNNNNNNNNNNNNNNNNNNNNNNNNNNNNNNNNNNNNNNNNNNNNNNNNNNNNNNNNNNNNNNNNNNNNNNNNNNNNNNNNNNNNNNNNNNNNNNNNNNNNNNNNNNNNNNNNNNNNNNNNNNNNNNNNNNNNNNNNNNNNNNNNNNNNNNNNNNNNNNNNNNNNNNNNNNNNNNNNNNNNNNNNNNNNNNNNNNNNNNNNNNNNNNNNNNNNNNNNNNNNNNNNNNNNNNNNNNNNNNNNNNNNNNNNNNNNNNNNNNNNNNNNNNNNNNNNNNNNNNNNNNNNNNNNNNNNNNNNNNNNNNNNNNNNNNNNNNNNNNNNNNNNNNNNNNNNNNNNNNNNNNNNNNNNNNNNNNNNNNNNNNNNNNNNNNNNNNNNNNNNNNNNNNNNNNNNNNNNNNNNNNNNNNNNNNNNNNNNNNNNNNNNNNNNNNNNNNNNNNNNNNNNNNNNNNNNNNNNNNNNNNNNNNNNNNNNNNNNNNNNNNNNNNNNNNNNNNNNNNNNNNNNNNNNNNNNNNNNNNNNNNNNNNNNNNNNNNNNNNNNNNNNNNNNNNNNNNNNNNNNNNNNNNNNNNNNNNNNNNNNNNNNNNNNNNNNNNNNNNNNNNNNNNNNNNNNNNNNNNNNNNNNNNNNNNNNNNNNNNNNNNNNNNNNNNNNNNNNNNNNNNNNNNNNNNNNNNNNNNNNNNNNNNNNNNNNNNNNNNNNNNNNNNNNNNNNNNNNNNNNNNNNNNNNNNNNNNNNNNNNNNNNNNNNNNNNNNNNNNNNNNNNNNNNNNNNNNNNNNNNNNNNNNNNNNNNNNNNNNNNNNNNNNNNNNNNNNNNNNNNNNNNNNNNNNNNNNNNNNNNNNNNNNNNNNNNNNNNNNNNNNNNNNNNNNNNNNNNNNNNNNNNNNNNNNNNNNNNNNNNNNNNNNNNNNNNNNNNNNNNNNNNNNNNNNNNNNNNNNNNNNNNNNNNNNNNNNNNNNNNNNNNNNNNNNNNNNNNNNNNNNNNNNNNNNNNNNNNNNNNNNNNNNNNNNNNNNNNNNNNNNNNNNNNNNNNNNNNNNNNNNNNNNNNNNNNNNNNNNNNNNNNNNNNNNNNNNNNNNNNNNNNNNNNNNNNNNNNNNNNNNNNNNNNNNNNNNNNNNNNNNNNNNNNNNNNNNNNNNNNNNNNNNNNNNNNNNNNNNNNNNNNNNNNNNNNNNNNNNNNNNNNNNNNNNNNNNNNNNNNNNNNNNNNNNNNNNNNNNNNNNNNNNNNNNNNNNNNNNNNNNNNNNNNNNNNNNNNNNNNNNNNNNNNNNNNNNATCATGGGCGGTGGTGTGAGTGGCTGCTGGTGTAGAAGGGCTCAGGTGATAAAATGTGTTGTTCGTTTAGATTGGTGCGTTTTAGTTGTCTTTGAACTTCTTCTTTAAGTTCCTCCTTATGGTGGTTGAAAGCTGGGGAAAGGGAAAAAATGAAAGTGGGAGTTGGTAAAAACAGGAACTGAATTCTCTCCGGAGGAGCTGTATTTTTGTTGCTCTGTGATGGAAAACTCCTTATCTGGTAGGACTcatttagggttttaggagtTTGGAAGGAGACTAGTGTT
The sequence above is a segment of the Camelina sativa cultivar DH55 chromosome 10, Cs, whole genome shotgun sequence genome. Coding sequences within it:
- the LOC104718881 gene encoding protein PAT1 homolog 1-like — its product is MERSNSKDFYNFARTTSSDNNNALFDASQYEFFGQSLEEVELGGLDEDASVRGHVDDEEYHLFDKREGAGLGSLSEMDDLATTFAKLNRNVTGPKHLGVIGDRGSGSFSRESSTATDWTQDNEFTSWLDQHTLEEQAQEASWPSQPQSSANSNSLYRTSSYPQKQTQLQHYSSEPIIVPESAFTSFPSPGKRSQQSSPSHIHRAPSLPGGSQSNFSAPNASPLSNSTYHLSGLSHGPPHYGSNLARYASCGPTLGNMMQPPHWVTDPGLLYGEHSGLLHSLVQQQHLQQLPPRNGFTSQQLISLQQRQSLAHLAALQSQLYSSYPSPSQKAPFGVGEVREHKHKSSHRSRKNRGISQQNSDLASQKSESGLQFRSKYMTSEEIESILKMQHSNSHSSDPYVNDYYHQARLAKKSAGSRTKPPQLYPSHLKDHQSRSRNSSSDQQPQVHVDALGKITLPFISRPRALLEVDSPPSSGDGRSGHKGSEKHLEDEPLVAARVTIEDAFGVLIDIVDIDRTLQFNRPQDGGAQLKRKRQILLEGLATSLQLVDPFSKTGQKTGLTAKDDIVFLRIATLPKGRKLLTKYLQLLVPGTEIARVVCMAVFRHLRFLFGGLPSDSLAAETIANLAKAVTVCVQAMDLRALSACLAAVVCSSEQPPLRPIGSPSGDGASVVLVSLLERAAEVVVVVAAVPRVNNNSNDGLWRASFDEFFSLLTKYCRSKYEMIHGQNQDNASDVLELAIKREMPAELLRASLRHTNEDQRNFLLNFGRRASPVNESTTTTRASGGQIKSEFVRG
- the LOC104720373 gene encoding uncharacterized protein LOC104720373, translated to MGGGVSGCWCRRAQPPQLYPSHLKDHQSRSRNSSSDQQPQVHVDALGKITLPFISRPRALLEVDSPPSSGDGRSGHKGSEKHLEDEPLVAARVTIEDAFGVLIDIVDIDRTLQFNRPQDGGAQLKRKRQILLEGLATSLQLVDPFSKTGQKTGLTAKDDIVFLRIATLPKGRKLLTKYLQLLVPGTEIARVVCMAVFRHLRFLFGGLPSDSLAAETIANLAKAVTVCVQAMDLRALSACLAAVVCSSEQPPLLPPYGG